The Microbacterium maritypicum genome contains a region encoding:
- a CDS encoding cystathionine gamma-synthase has translation MSDHAFATRAIHAGQAPDPVTGAIIPPIYQSSTHVQDSVGGLRGGYEYNRAGNPTRSSLETQLAALEGGASALSFASGLAAEDALLRGILKPGDHILLGNDVYGGTYRLLTRVLAPWGIETTTVELSDVDALRAAIRPETKVVWLETPSNPLLKIVDIALIAEIAHTAGLIVVVDNTFASPALQQPLALGADVVVHSTTKYLGGHSDVLGGTVVFADDRFFDQVKFQQFAVGAVSAPLDAWLTTRGIKTLALRMRQHSENAQAIAEWAQERPEFAQVYFPGLPSHPGHEIAAKQMSGFGGMLSFGLAAGAGTARAFVESTSLFQLAESLGGVESLIGYPPDMTHASVRGTELAVPENIVRLSVGIEDVSDLIADLEQALERVSR, from the coding sequence ATGTCCGATCACGCCTTCGCCACCCGAGCCATCCACGCAGGACAAGCGCCAGACCCCGTCACGGGCGCGATCATCCCGCCGATCTATCAGTCCTCGACGCACGTGCAGGACAGCGTCGGCGGTCTGCGCGGCGGATACGAGTACAACCGTGCGGGCAACCCGACGCGTTCCTCGCTCGAGACGCAGCTCGCGGCCCTGGAAGGGGGTGCGAGCGCGCTGTCGTTCGCATCCGGACTCGCCGCGGAGGATGCACTGCTGCGCGGGATCCTGAAGCCGGGCGACCACATCCTCCTGGGCAACGACGTGTACGGCGGCACGTACCGGCTGCTCACCCGCGTGCTCGCTCCCTGGGGCATCGAGACCACAACGGTCGAGCTCTCCGACGTCGATGCCCTCCGTGCGGCGATCCGTCCCGAGACGAAGGTCGTGTGGCTGGAGACGCCGAGCAATCCGCTCCTGAAGATCGTCGACATCGCCCTGATCGCCGAGATCGCGCACACGGCCGGTCTGATCGTCGTCGTGGACAACACCTTCGCCTCGCCGGCGCTGCAGCAGCCGCTCGCGCTCGGCGCCGATGTGGTCGTGCACTCCACGACCAAGTACCTGGGCGGGCACTCGGATGTGCTCGGCGGCACGGTCGTGTTCGCCGACGACCGCTTCTTCGACCAGGTCAAGTTCCAGCAGTTCGCGGTCGGCGCCGTCTCTGCGCCGTTGGATGCCTGGCTGACCACTCGCGGCATCAAGACCCTGGCGCTGCGGATGCGGCAGCACTCCGAGAACGCCCAGGCCATCGCCGAGTGGGCGCAGGAGCGTCCGGAGTTCGCGCAGGTGTACTTCCCCGGGTTGCCCTCGCACCCCGGCCACGAGATCGCCGCGAAGCAGATGAGCGGATTCGGCGGGATGCTGTCGTTCGGGCTCGCCGCGGGAGCCGGCACGGCGCGGGCGTTCGTCGAGAGCACCTCGCTGTTCCAGCTCGCCGAGTCGCTGGGCGGCGTCGAGTCGCTCATCGGGTACCCGCCGGACATGACGCATGCCTCGGTGCGCGGCACCGAGCTCGCGGTCCCGGAGAACATCGTGCGGCTCTCGGTCGGCATCGAAGACGTGAGCGATCTGATCGCCGACCTCGAGCAGGCGCTGGAGCGCGTCTCGCGCTGA